One Nostoc punctiforme PCC 73102 DNA window includes the following coding sequences:
- a CDS encoding FGGY-family carbohydrate kinase has protein sequence MNLYLGIDFGTSGARGVVIDEEAYCIQAEVRYPFQDSTATITPKIWQEALFVLLEQIPDQLRRKIKAIAINGTSSTVLLVDAAGNPTDAPLMYNDARGSLLLEHLRSIAPPNHTVLSATSSLAKLLWMRQLPSFSEARYFLHQADWLGFLLHGQLGISDYHNALKLGYDVEELKYPEWLEKLQIPIQLPHVLTPGTPIAELRPEIMDKFGFSRDCLVCAGTTDSIAAFLASGAKLPGEAVTSLGSTLVLKLLSRTRVEDARYGIYSHRLGDLWLTGGASNTGGAVLKQFFTNAELESLSREIDASIARELDYYPLLKAGDRFPINDPNLAPRLEPRPDNPVEFLHGLLEGITRIEARGYELLQQMGADKLSRVYTAGGGAANDTWTAIRARYLQIPVVASVYTEAAYGTALLGMEGVKNSNCVTIFS, from the coding sequence ATGAATTTGTATTTGGGTATCGACTTCGGTACATCTGGCGCACGCGGCGTGGTAATTGACGAGGAAGCCTATTGTATTCAGGCTGAGGTGAGATATCCCTTCCAAGACTCAACAGCCACCATTACGCCAAAAATTTGGCAGGAGGCTTTGTTTGTACTGCTGGAACAAATACCTGACCAATTGCGGCGAAAAATTAAAGCGATCGCAATTAATGGTACTTCTTCCACCGTCTTACTAGTTGATGCTGCTGGTAATCCAACAGACGCGCCACTGATGTATAACGATGCGCGGGGATCATTGCTGCTAGAGCATTTGAGGAGTATAGCACCCCCTAATCATACCGTGTTAAGTGCCACCTCCAGCCTAGCCAAACTTTTGTGGATGAGGCAATTACCCTCTTTTAGTGAAGCGAGATATTTTCTGCATCAGGCAGATTGGCTGGGGTTTCTCCTACATGGACAGTTAGGAATTAGCGATTATCATAATGCTTTAAAGCTGGGTTATGACGTGGAAGAGTTGAAATACCCAGAATGGCTAGAAAAACTGCAAATACCGATTCAGCTACCCCACGTTTTAACTCCTGGGACTCCCATTGCCGAATTGCGTCCTGAAATTATGGATAAGTTTGGTTTTAGCCGTGATTGTCTTGTATGTGCAGGTACAACTGATAGTATTGCGGCTTTTTTAGCCAGTGGTGCAAAATTACCTGGTGAAGCCGTGACTTCCCTTGGTTCAACATTGGTACTAAAGTTATTAAGTCGTACCCGTGTAGAAGATGCCAGATATGGAATTTACAGCCATAGGCTAGGTGATTTGTGGCTGACTGGTGGTGCTTCTAATACTGGAGGTGCAGTACTTAAGCAATTTTTCACCAACGCTGAGTTAGAAAGCCTTAGTCGGGAGATTGATGCTTCAATTGCCAGGGAGTTAGATTATTATCCGTTGTTGAAGGCAGGCGATCGTTTTCCAATTAACGATCCTAATTTAGCCCCACGTTTGGAACCACGCCCAGATAATCCAGTGGAATTCTTGCATGGGTTGTTAGAAGGTATTACACGCATAGAAGCACGAGGGTATGAATTATTACAGCAAATGGGAGCAGACAAGTTAAGTCGTGTTTATACTGCTGGCGGTGGCGCGGCTAATGATACTTGGACTGCGATTAGGGCGCGTTATTTACAGATTCCTGTAGTAGCTTCAGTGTATACAGAAGCTGCTTACGGAACGGCGCTGTTGGGTATGGAAGGGGTGAAAAACAGTAATTGTGTAACTATCTTTTCGTAG
- a CDS encoding tetratricopeptide repeat protein, with amino-acid sequence MNIHSFLADDDQQNKQYKYVLNNTSKVREQRRNDRSASTLGNNYLRSFALKSAQEGNYTEAIALLSQLIYRQPYNAIDYNNRGLIYFQSGERQKALYDYNTALKLNPYLASAYNNRANYYAACGELATALADYDRAIDLNPGYVRAWINRGITWRELGRYEEAIENFELAQLFGQLEGHIWAERGRTYHLWGDWNCAIADYRRALTQLPVLETTRDFTGSALRLQIENWLNDLLSPEHPIW; translated from the coding sequence ATGAATATTCACTCATTTCTAGCTGACGATGACCAGCAAAACAAGCAATATAAATATGTTTTAAATAATACAAGTAAAGTCCGAGAGCAGAGGAGGAACGATCGCAGTGCATCTACTTTAGGGAATAACTACCTACGCTCTTTTGCTTTGAAGTCGGCTCAAGAAGGTAACTATACTGAGGCGATCGCACTTTTAAGTCAACTAATTTACCGCCAACCGTACAATGCCATTGATTACAACAATCGGGGGCTAATTTATTTCCAAAGTGGTGAAAGGCAAAAAGCGCTTTACGACTATAACACCGCCCTGAAACTCAATCCCTATTTGGCTAGTGCTTATAATAACCGGGCAAATTACTATGCAGCTTGTGGAGAATTAGCAACAGCACTTGCCGACTACGATCGAGCCATTGATTTGAATCCTGGCTATGTTCGGGCGTGGATTAACCGAGGCATTACCTGGCGTGAATTGGGGCGATACGAGGAGGCAATTGAGAATTTTGAGTTAGCACAGCTTTTCGGTCAACTAGAAGGTCATATCTGGGCTGAACGCGGCAGAACTTACCATCTTTGGGGTGACTGGAATTGTGCGATCGCTGATTATCGTCGTGCCCTTACCCAATTGCCTGTTCTCGAAACAACTAGGGACTTTACTGGTTCTGCCTTGCGTTTACAAATCGAAAATTGGCTAAACGATTTGTTATCTCCTGAGCATCCTATTTGGTAG
- a CDS encoding YajQ family cyclic di-GMP-binding protein codes for MASTFSFDIVSDFDRQELVNAVDQVIRDIKGRYDLKDTETTVELVEESINVSTDSEFTLDSVHTILREKAAKRNLSQKIFDFGKVESASGNRVRQEIKLKKGISQEIAKQISKLIRDEFKKVQASIQGDAVRVSAKSKDDLQVVMQRLKQEDYPVALQFTNYR; via the coding sequence ATGGCTTCTACATTTTCCTTTGACATTGTGAGCGACTTTGACCGACAAGAGTTAGTTAACGCCGTCGATCAAGTTATACGAGACATCAAAGGTCGTTACGACCTTAAAGACACTGAAACTACTGTCGAGTTGGTCGAAGAAAGCATTAATGTTAGTACTGACAGCGAGTTTACCTTAGATTCTGTACATACCATCCTGCGAGAAAAAGCCGCCAAGCGTAACCTCTCCCAGAAAATCTTTGATTTTGGCAAAGTTGAATCAGCTAGCGGTAATCGCGTCCGTCAAGAAATCAAACTCAAAAAAGGCATCAGTCAAGAAATCGCCAAGCAAATTTCCAAATTGATTCGGGACGAATTCAAAAAAGTACAAGCCTCAATCCAAGGTGATGCTGTGCGGGTTTCTGCCAAATCTAAAGATGACTTACAAGTAGTCATGCAGCGACTAAAACAAGAAGACTACCCAGTTGCTTTGCAATTTACAAATTATCGTTAA
- a CDS encoding glutathione S-transferase family protein, which translates to MLKLYGGARSRASIVQWYLEEIQVPYEFVKLDMQAGEHLKPEYLAINPVGKVPAIIDGDFQLWESGAILLYLAEKYGKTPPSLEERAVFSQWVLFANATLGPGIFVEASREREMPRLLTPLNEIFSKQPFLLGDEFTVADVAVGSILSYIPVMLKLDLSSYPSVLNYIKQLSERPAFQKSIGGRA; encoded by the coding sequence ATGCTCAAACTTTACGGTGGCGCTCGTAGTCGAGCCTCAATTGTTCAATGGTATTTAGAGGAAATACAAGTTCCTTACGAATTCGTCAAACTCGATATGCAGGCGGGTGAACACCTCAAGCCTGAATATTTGGCAATTAACCCAGTTGGTAAAGTTCCAGCAATTATTGATGGGGATTTTCAGCTTTGGGAATCTGGAGCAATTTTGCTGTATCTTGCTGAGAAGTACGGTAAAACCCCACCTTCACTAGAGGAACGTGCTGTATTTTCCCAATGGGTATTGTTTGCCAATGCTACCCTTGGACCAGGAATTTTTGTAGAAGCAAGTCGGGAGCGGGAAATGCCCCGCTTGTTGACTCCGTTAAATGAAATTTTCAGTAAGCAACCTTTTTTGCTTGGCGATGAGTTCACTGTTGCTGATGTAGCAGTGGGATCTATTCTGAGTTACATTCCCGTCATGCTGAAGCTAGACCTCAGTTCTTACCCATCCGTGTTGAACTATATAAAGCAGTTATCTGAGCGTCCAGCATTTCAAAAAAGTATTGGCGGACGAGCTTAA
- the psaM gene encoding photosystem I reaction center subunit XII, with protein MSDTQVYIALVVALIPGVLAWRLATELYK; from the coding sequence ATCTCGGACACTCAAGTCTACATCGCTCTAGTTGTAGCGCTGATTCCAGGAGTTCTAGCTTGGCGATTAGCCACAGAACTTTACAAATAA
- a CDS encoding transposase: MMLNIEGALKQDRLLRALTGLNRKAFDALLPTFTTMYLDTQQAKPRQRGLGGGRKARLLTAQDKLFFILFYFKCYPTFDVAGLLFDMHRSQAHEWMHRLQPILEAALGQKMALPERHLESIEAFLSRFPGVQRVMIDGTERPIARPQEREQQQQNYSGKKKRHTHKHLAAVDETKRVLILSKAREGKLHDKRFHDEDDIAGSVPDEIPIEVDSGFQGLQKQYDNLHLPHKKPKGGKLSDLQKTENRQLSQSRVVCENAFAGVKRYNAASVIYRNRIENFDDHLMLTAAGLWNFYLMAA, from the coding sequence ATGATGCTGAATATTGAAGGTGCGCTGAAGCAAGACCGACTGTTGAGGGCATTAACTGGGTTGAACCGGAAAGCATTTGATGCCCTTTTGCCCACGTTTACCACGATGTACCTAGATACTCAACAGGCCAAGCCTCGTCAACGTGGCCTGGGTGGAGGACGCAAAGCCCGCTTACTTACAGCCCAAGACAAATTGTTTTTCATCCTTTTCTATTTCAAATGTTATCCGACCTTCGATGTGGCGGGACTGCTCTTTGATATGCATCGCTCCCAGGCACATGAGTGGATGCATCGATTGCAGCCAATATTAGAAGCGGCTTTGGGACAGAAGATGGCGCTGCCGGAACGCCATCTCGAAAGCATTGAAGCATTTTTGTCACGCTTTCCAGGAGTGCAACGAGTGATGATTGATGGGACAGAACGCCCAATTGCGCGACCTCAAGAAAGAGAACAACAACAACAGAATTACTCCGGTAAAAAGAAACGTCATACGCATAAACACTTGGCGGCAGTTGATGAAACCAAACGGGTCTTGATCTTAAGCAAAGCACGAGAAGGCAAACTGCATGACAAACGTTTTCATGACGAAGATGACATTGCAGGTAGTGTGCCTGATGAAATTCCGATTGAAGTAGACTCGGGCTTTCAGGGATTACAGAAGCAGTATGACAATCTCCATCTTCCTCACAAAAAGCCCAAAGGGGGCAAGTTAAGTGACCTTCAAAAAACGGAGAATCGTCAATTGAGTCAATCCCGTGTAGTTTGCGAAAATGCCTTTGCTGGTGTGAAGCGCTACAACGCCGCCAGTGTCATTTATCGTAATCGGATTGAAAACTTTGATGACCATTTGATGCTGACCGCAGCAGGATTATGGAACTTCTACTTGATGGCTGCTTAA
- a CDS encoding MAPEG family protein, with amino-acid sequence MIIFLYSIAAAVVLIYLPFLVVAYARVRIGKEMLATPRAMFDKLPPYAQRATWAHQNTFEAFMVFAAAALMAYVSGVNSFTAQVAAIAFVVARFLYSIFYILNIPPLRSLMFAIGMLGSTTLIFLSIIQATN; translated from the coding sequence ATGATAATTTTTTTGTATTCGATCGCTGCTGCTGTCGTTCTAATTTACCTGCCATTTTTGGTAGTAGCTTATGCCCGTGTGCGTATTGGCAAGGAAATGCTTGCTACTCCTCGCGCCATGTTTGATAAACTGCCGCCTTATGCTCAACGAGCTACCTGGGCACATCAGAATACCTTTGAAGCCTTTATGGTATTTGCCGCAGCAGCATTGATGGCTTATGTAAGTGGTGTAAATTCTTTTACAGCCCAAGTAGCTGCGATCGCCTTTGTGGTGGCTCGTTTCCTATACTCGATTTTTTATATTTTGAATATACCCCCTTTGCGATCGCTCATGTTTGCCATTGGTATGCTTGGCTCTACCACTCTCATCTTCTTGAGCATCATCCAAGCTACTAATTAA